The following nucleotide sequence is from Aspergillus luchuensis IFO 4308 DNA, chromosome 1, nearly complete sequence.
GCATCATCCTGATGGGACCTCCTGGTGCCGGTATGTTCTCCATTGACAATCCTTGGACTCTTTTCGCATCCTCTTGTTCCCTGCTTTTCCGTCCTGCCGGAATTCTGACCGATTCTCCAAACTAGGCAAGGGTACCCAGGCTCCCcgactgaaggagaagtacTGTGTCTGCCACTTGGTAAGTTAATCACTGGGATGTTATAAAAATTGCTTTTGAGCCCGATGCTAATGTCAATTTCCACTTGTGCAGGCCACCGGTGACATGCTGCGCTCCCAGGTCGCCAAGAAGACCGCATTGGGCAAGGAGGCTAAGAAGATCATGGATCAGGGTGGTCTGGTCAGCGATGAGATCATGGTCAACATGATCCAGAGCGAGCTTGACAACAACTCCGAGTGCAAGAACGGGTTGGTAACCTGATGCCTATTCGATTCTGCTTTTGGCTGACGGCGCGCGCGCCTCTTTTTAGATTCATCCTGGATGGTTTCCCTCGTACCGTTGCCCAGGCTGAGCGTCTGGACGACATGCTTAACGCTCGCCAGCAGAAGCTCCAGCACGCCGTTGAGCTTCAGATTGACGATGCCCTTCTGGTGGCCCGTATCACCGGACGTCTCGTCCACCCGGCTTCCGGCCGCTCCTACCACAAGATCTTCAACCCccccaaggaggagatgaaggatgacGTTACTGGCGAGCCCCTCATCCAGCGTTCCGACGACAACGCCGATACCCTCAAGAAGCGTCTCGGCACCTACCACGCCCAGACCGCTCCCGTTGTCGAGTACTACAAGAAGACTGGTATCTGGCGCGGCATTGACGCCAGCCAGGAGCCTGGCCAGGTCTGGAAGAGCCTGCTCGGTGTTTTCCGCCAGAACTAGATGCCTTTAAATGGCAGAGGACGTCCACCTCTGAAGGCCGGAGTGATGTACCTTAGTGATACCCATCGTTCCGGTGCTTATGTCTTTGCCCGGAGGTAGAGGCTTTTTTTTGATTGCCCTCACGGGCCGGCGAAGAAAGGCAGACAAAACGACCTGCATTGTCCGGGAATGGAAGTTGTCTTTCTCATGTCCTTATATAGACTCATGCCTTCCGGCGGGAATCTCTGTTTGTATAGTAGTAATTTCGGAATGCGAATAACGTCCGACAAGTAAACCGCCATGATCATGTAGCTATTGATCTTTTGGACTGGCGTATACAGGCCAAGGGTATATACTCTCGACCGTAACACATGAACAAAACTTGAAATTCCAGATCATATTATCCAAATTACATGACTACTAGATCTACAGCTGCGTAGGATACACAGTCGACTCGATCTTCTCCGGATAAGTCAACCCACCCTGCCGTCTGacctcatccatcacctccaTAATCACAATACTCTCCTCCCATGGCAGAGTCTCGCTCTCCAGCTTCCCGTCTCTCAAGCACCGCGCCACCTCATCCGCCTCCCAGAACATTCCCTTGCCATCGCCAGGGAACGGGCACTCAACCTCCTTCACCTCACCGTTCCCCTTGGCAGGGATGATACGGTACCGCTCAGGCCGGAACGCCGGTCCATCCACCTGGATCTCACCCTTCGTACCCTGGATCCGGATGGCCGGACGGGCGGTGTTTGCCTCGTCGGGATCAGTGGAGACGCGGAGATGCGTCATGGCCACAGCCTGCGACTGGCCCGGGTGAGGAATATTGGAGGGGGTGCTGGTCGGGAAGCTCAGAAGGATGGTAGTGGCCTCATCGGCGCCGGTTAGGTGGTAGAGGGTCATGTGGGCAGAAATGGCAGAGGGGGGTTTACGTTGCTCCCGGGGGAGGGTGTGGTAGAGGGTCTGGAAGACCCAGGTTAGGGAGTAGATTCCCACTGTGCGTTCGAATATAGTCAGTTATCAATTACTCGTTGTCATCATtcagggggaggagggaaatggTAGGTAGACACCACATACAATCCAACAAACAACCACCCGCCAAATCCTTATTAACCATACGGTGTTCCGTACCCCATCTCTCCTCGACCGGGTCTCCGAAACTGTTATCAGAGATCACCCGCAAGACCTCACCAATAGCACCCTGCTTGATCAAGTCCCTGATCTGGATACTGAGAGGGAAGTAGCGAGTCCAGACAGCTTccatgaggaagaggttcttcttctgggcgGTCTCGCAGAGGATCTTGGCCTGAGCCGCGTTGACGGTGAAGGCCTTTTCGCAGAGTACATGCTTTCCGGCGTTAAGAGCCAGCATGACATTCTGGAAGTGGTGGGAGTGTGGAGTTGCGACGTAGACGACGTCGACGTTGGCGTCGGCTACGAGATCTTCATAGGAGCCATAGGCGGCACAGGGGGACGGGATGCCGGTGTCTGAGATGAATTTCTCTGCTCGTGcggcgttggaggaggatgctaCAGCCACGACGGTGTGAGAGACGTCGGTGACGTTGCGGATGCTGGGGTCTCTTAGGAGATCGCGGGTGAAGACTATAGTGTTGATGTTAGATATATCTGCTGACTGTGAGATTTCGGAGGAGGGGCTTTACCTTCGGCAATCCACCCCGTAGCTGTAGAGGCGCAATGCCATCCATGTTCGTTAGCCTGGGAtctttttgtttgtttggtcTGGATGCGGGGAAATTGGTCCCTACCCATGATACCCCACCGGATATTGTGGGGAGCCattgtgaagatggaggacTGGAGATTTTCTTGGATGCTGAACAGAGATCAACAAGGCTAAGGAGTGCAGGGCAGTCGCACGGATGTCTCGGGTTCTGAAGAATGTTCGACAGATGTCGTGGGGAAGTCAGGAATAAAAGTAATTCTAGCTGTGCTGGGCGGAGTTGCGCCGAGCGGGGCAGCTTCATTTGCCGACGTCATTCGCCGAGACTATAAAGACTGGGGGGGTTAGTATCTATATATAGTGGTTCTACGTTATTAATCACATAGAAGACATCCAGGATGTATATGAATGACCTGATATTTGGTTCATCTGGTTCTACAATGGGATACTATATACAAGGCAGCGAGCCCGGGAGTGCTGTATGTGTCCTGTGATCCATCACCATCGTCACTTGCCCCGGAACGCCcaggggaaggggaattCATTCAACCTTCCCATGCAAAATACAGCCGTGAAGCTGAATGAACGATGCATCTTCGCTCAAAAGCAGAGAATCATCAACAAAGagtaggagaagaagagaagggagtGTACACCCCGATCACACGGGCTCTGTTTTAATCCGTACATTGGATCCAGGAGAATCGGTTCCCTATAATACGTGTTAGTCACAAAAATTTCCTAGATAACTCTCATTGATGAATAACTCACCTCGGCCTTGCGTTTGCCCAAAACAGACTCGGGAGTCCCAGTTCGTCCTGACGGCGTCCCCCGGTTGGCTGGCGTAGGTCCGTCCTTGGTCACTTCGGCATAGCAACTGGCGTGGTACACGCGACTTCCCACCTTGACTGCGTCCTGCCAGATCCAGTCCTGTACATCCTCTGACCACGTTGACTCAAACTTCTCTTGGCAGATAGGGCAAGGGGTGTTTCGCAATGTCGCGTCATTCGGGGCGTGGATCCACTGCTTAGGAGGCCCCTTCTTCGTCGCAGCGCCGTcagcaccagcaacaccCTCAGCAGTGGCCTCCGTCTCCGCAAGGTCTTGTTCATCTCCCGCCTCACGGGATTTGATCCAATCCTGGAGATAATTAGTATTGCAGGATAACTGGTTCGGAAATGGTGCGTGACTTACCCGTTCATCAACGTACCAGCTGCGGTTTTGGGCCCGCCTAGCTGCCTCAGACATGCGCTGGTTGGTTCGGAAGTGCCAATCCAAATGGCgagctttcttctccttcccttcttccgtTGCAAAGAAACGTTGACCGCATGTTCCACACCGGTTTGACCGGGTCTCGT
It contains:
- the adk1 gene encoding adenylate kinase ADK1 (COG:F;~EggNog:ENOG410PG6Q;~InterPro:IPR027417,IPR006259,IPR000850,IPR028587, IPR033690,IPR007862;~PFAM:PF05191,PF00406,PF13238,PF13207;~go_function: GO:0004017 - adenylate kinase activity [Evidence IEA];~go_function: GO:0005524 - ATP binding [Evidence IEA];~go_function: GO:0016776 - phosphotransferase activity, phosphate group as acceptor [Evidence IEA];~go_function: GO:0019205 - nucleobase-containing compound kinase activity [Evidence IEA];~go_process: GO:0006139 - nucleobase-containing compound metabolic process [Evidence IEA];~go_process: GO:0006172 - ADP biosynthetic process [Evidence IEA]); the encoded protein is MAPITDEVVNGLKDTIGKLEARVEELEGRLSNQVKPKSVAEQMRIILMGPPGAGKGTQAPRLKEKYCVCHLATGDMLRSQVAKKTALGKEAKKIMDQGGLVSDEIMVNMIQSELDNNSECKNGFILDGFPRTVAQAERLDDMLNARQQKLQHAVELQIDDALLVARITGRLVHPASGRSYHKIFNPPKEEMKDDVTGEPLIQRSDDNADTLKKRLGTYHAQTAPVVEYYKKTGIWRGIDASQEPGQVWKSLLGVFRQN
- a CDS encoding Gfo/Idh/MocA family protein (COG:G,Q;~EggNog:ENOG410PKW7;~InterPro:IPR036291,IPR000683;~PFAM:PF01408;~go_function: GO:0016491 - oxidoreductase activity [Evidence IEA]), with the translated sequence MAPHNIRWGIMATGWIAEVFTRDLLRDPSIRNVTDVSHTVVAVASSSNAARAEKFISDTGIPSPCAAYGSYEDLVADANVDVVYVATPHSHHFQNVMLALNAGKHVLCEKAFTVNAAQAKILCETAQKKNLFLMEAVWTRYFPLSIQIRDLIKQGAIGEVLRVISDNSFGDPVEERWGTEHRMVNKDLAGGCLLDLGIYSLTWVFQTLYHTLPREQRKPPSAISAHMTLYHLTGADEATTILLSFPTSTPSNIPHPGQSQAVAMTHLRVSTDPDEANTARPAIRIQGTKGEIQVDGPAFRPERYRIIPAKGNGEVKEVECPFPGDGKGMFWEADEVARCLRDGKLESETLPWEESIVIMEVMDEVRRQGGLTYPEKIESTVYPTQL